The Metamycoplasma cloacale genome includes a region encoding these proteins:
- a CDS encoding potassium channel family protein, which produces MKFFKKSRNICVIGLGRFGTAVVEELLSDEHNNIRLALIDTEEKSLFKFKDQVASIYVADAADQKTLEAINITDFDAVIVASSDNIEIVASLAEIGVTKIIARATSNRHARVLKQIGVSQIIRPEEEAGKRTALIVSNPNFTTYSESLIELQDDYVTGSLFVTNPKMFNQKLKDLGFRNKYHVSVVLVKRNSQTFLPSGDFELNEGDLLTIIGKVEHVSKVFEYCRKS; this is translated from the coding sequence ATGAAATTCTTTAAAAAATCAAGAAACATTTGTGTTATTGGTTTAGGGAGATTTGGAACTGCAGTTGTTGAGGAATTATTAAGTGATGAACATAATAATATTCGTTTAGCATTAATTGATACTGAAGAAAAATCTTTATTTAAATTTAAAGATCAAGTAGCTTCCATTTATGTTGCTGATGCTGCTGATCAAAAAACATTAGAAGCAATCAATATTACTGATTTCGACGCAGTTATCGTTGCCTCTTCTGACAATATAGAAATTGTTGCTTCATTAGCAGAAATTGGTGTTACTAAAATTATTGCTCGTGCAACATCAAATCGTCATGCTAGAGTATTAAAACAAATTGGAGTTTCACAAATTATTCGTCCTGAAGAAGAAGCTGGAAAAAGAACTGCATTGATTGTTTCAAATCCTAATTTCACAACATATTCTGAATCATTGATTGAATTACAAGATGATTATGTAACTGGTTCTTTATTTGTAACTAACCCTAAAATGTTTAATCAAAAACTAAAGGATTTAGGTTTTAGAAATAAATATCATGTTTCTGTGGTTTTGGTTAAAAGAAATAGTCAAACCTTCTTACCAAGTGGTGATTTTGAACTAAATGAAGGTGATTTATTAACAATCATTGGAAAAGTTGAACACGTTTCTAAAGTGTTTGAATATTGTAGAAAATCTTAA
- the ileS gene encoding isoleucine--tRNA ligase, which yields MEEKKDYKSTLLMPNTDFSMKANLSAKEPEYIKMWAENKIYSKVLAQNKGNTTFVLHDGPPYANGNIHVGHALNKILKDIIVRFKNMQGYYAPYVAGWDTHGLPIEHKMLSEAKKQAKDYSAIELRKNAANYALSQIEHQKSQFQKLALLSDFSEIYVTLDKNIEAMQLRLFHKMVKDGLIYKDLKPVYWSPSSQSALAEAEVEYADHISPSIFVAFKVKKGNEFIKANDNLLIWTTTPWTLIANSGVAINDTFEYVLVSHDNQNYVVAKELLEQVANTVKWENYEVLKTFKGKELLNITYESPINKAECRVVFGHHVSLENGSGLVHMAPLFGEDDFIIGNKENLAKIMHINDDGTINENGLQFKGMFYDDANVEVGKYLTENNLLVHFSKIKHSYPHDWRTHLPIMYRATPQWFVSLKNIKSDIEKALSEVITYNEWSKKRLSLMLANRETWCISRQRTWGVPIIIFYDKDKQPVLDDEIFEHVIKLVEQYGSDVWYERTADELLPEKYQNLGFTKETDIMDVWFDSGSTSISVKPNNLEAPFDLYLEGSDQYRGWFNSSLINSVAWRKQSPFKALLSHGFVLDGKGNKMSKSKGNVIDPLDVVAKYGADILRLWVANSEFTNDVTIDDKILMQNVEIYRKFRNTIKFMLGGIADYDFKEVELTSIHALMLERLNNLETKIVDNYEQYRFINVIKDINNFIIELSSYYISITKDILYLNKENDLERRQVQTVFWKVIDVLTRALAPILPTTCEEIYSFINSKDKKESIHLTKFVERHEISDVLEEQWKQFFELKESVYKAIEEAIQGQVIKRQNEAMVVLPKDLYQQFKDMDLIKLLMVGKVVEGNELSVSNFESQKCLRCWNHFELSDFDVQLEICNRCKKVING from the coding sequence ATGGAAGAAAAAAAAGATTACAAATCAACATTATTAATGCCAAATACAGATTTTTCAATGAAAGCAAATTTATCTGCTAAAGAACCAGAATACATCAAAATGTGAGCAGAAAATAAAATTTATTCAAAAGTATTAGCTCAAAACAAAGGCAATACCACTTTTGTATTACACGATGGACCTCCATATGCCAATGGTAATATTCACGTTGGGCATGCTTTAAATAAAATTTTAAAAGACATCATTGTGCGTTTTAAAAACATGCAAGGTTATTATGCTCCATATGTAGCTGGTTGGGATACTCATGGTTTACCAATTGAACATAAAATGTTATCAGAGGCTAAAAAACAAGCAAAAGATTATTCAGCAATTGAATTGAGAAAAAATGCAGCAAACTATGCCCTTTCACAAATTGAACACCAAAAATCTCAATTTCAAAAATTAGCTTTATTAAGTGATTTTTCTGAAATTTATGTTACATTGGATAAAAACATTGAAGCAATGCAATTAAGATTGTTTCACAAAATGGTTAAAGATGGTTTGATTTATAAAGATTTAAAACCTGTTTATTGATCTCCATCTTCTCAATCTGCTTTAGCTGAAGCTGAAGTTGAATATGCGGATCATATTTCACCATCAATCTTTGTTGCTTTCAAAGTTAAAAAAGGTAATGAATTTATTAAAGCAAACGATAATTTATTAATTTGAACTACAACTCCTTGAACATTAATTGCTAACAGCGGAGTTGCAATTAATGACACTTTTGAATATGTTTTAGTATCTCATGACAATCAAAATTATGTAGTAGCTAAAGAATTGCTTGAACAAGTAGCTAATACTGTTAAATGAGAAAATTATGAAGTATTAAAAACATTTAAAGGAAAAGAGTTATTAAATATTACATACGAAAGTCCAATTAACAAAGCTGAATGTAGAGTTGTTTTTGGACACCATGTTTCATTAGAAAACGGTTCTGGTTTAGTTCATATGGCACCATTATTTGGTGAAGATGACTTTATAATCGGGAATAAAGAAAATTTAGCAAAAATTATGCATATTAATGACGATGGAACCATTAATGAAAATGGTCTACAATTCAAAGGTATGTTTTACGATGATGCAAACGTTGAAGTTGGTAAATATCTAACTGAAAATAATTTATTAGTTCATTTCTCAAAAATTAAACACTCATACCCACATGATTGAAGAACCCATTTGCCAATTATGTATCGTGCTACCCCTCAATGATTCGTTTCATTAAAAAACATCAAATCTGATATTGAAAAAGCATTGTCGGAAGTTATTACATACAATGAATGATCTAAGAAACGTTTATCATTAATGTTGGCTAACCGTGAAACATGATGTATTTCAAGACAAAGAACTTGAGGAGTACCAATCATTATTTTCTACGATAAAGATAAACAACCTGTATTAGATGATGAAATTTTTGAACATGTAATTAAATTAGTAGAACAATATGGTTCAGATGTTTGATACGAAAGAACAGCCGATGAATTACTTCCTGAAAAATATCAAAATTTAGGTTTTACTAAAGAAACTGATATTATGGACGTTTGATTTGACTCAGGTTCAACATCAATCTCTGTTAAACCAAATAATCTTGAAGCACCTTTTGATTTATATCTAGAAGGTTCAGATCAATACAGAGGTTGATTCAATAGTTCATTAATTAACTCAGTGGCATGAAGAAAACAATCACCATTTAAAGCATTATTATCACATGGATTTGTTTTAGATGGTAAAGGTAATAAAATGTCTAAATCAAAAGGAAACGTTATCGATCCTTTAGATGTCGTTGCAAAATATGGTGCAGATATTTTAAGACTATGAGTAGCTAACTCAGAATTTACAAACGACGTTACTATTGATGACAAAATCTTGATGCAAAATGTCGAAATTTATCGTAAATTTAGAAACACAATTAAGTTTATGTTAGGTGGAATTGCTGATTATGATTTTAAAGAAGTTGAATTGACATCTATACATGCCTTAATGTTAGAAAGATTGAATAATTTAGAAACAAAAATTGTTGATAATTATGAACAATATCGTTTCATTAACGTAATTAAGGATATTAACAACTTTATTATTGAATTAAGTAGTTATTACATTTCAATTACAAAAGATATTCTTTATTTAAACAAAGAAAATGATTTAGAAAGAAGACAAGTACAAACTGTCTTTTGAAAAGTAATTGATGTATTAACTAGAGCGTTAGCTCCGATATTACCTACAACATGTGAAGAAATTTATTCATTTATTAATTCAAAAGATAAGAAAGAATCAATCCATTTAACAAAATTTGTGGAAAGACATGAAATTTCTGATGTATTAGAAGAACAATGAAAACAATTCTTTGAACTAAAAGAAAGTGTTTATAAAGCAATCGAAGAAGCAATTCAAGGCCAAGTGATTAAACGTCAAAACGAAGCAATGGTTGTTTTACCAAAAGATTTATATCAACAATTTAAAGATATGGATTTAATTAAATTATTGATGGTTGGTAAAGTTGTTGAAGGAAATGAATTATCTGTTTCAAACTTTGAATCACAAAAATGTTTAAGATGTTGAAACCACTTTGAATTATCTGATTTTGATGTTCAATTAGAAATATGCAATAGATGTAAAAAGGTAATTAATGGATAA
- a CDS encoding signal peptidase II — protein sequence MDKKTNKFFQWFPIFTKKFWKQYTWKDFVINLSIYFIFFAVTLLIDLLTKHYLFKYTVNEQNEIVVQSGVIYQNALFGFRSVKHAGTTIEIGLTNVGLHIVSFIIIIVTLSVSFLFKDKKNRWIIPFLALLSGGAMGNMVDRFLFDFVRDIVFLPWIDTGTFNYADAWLVIGAIGTVISGLTIYIINWRNEKKEKQQKLEQEKQNDEQWSDLSFNSEQSSNIVDPNNDI from the coding sequence ATGGATAAAAAAACAAATAAATTTTTTCAATGATTTCCTATTTTTACTAAGAAATTTTGAAAGCAATATACTTGAAAAGATTTCGTAATTAATTTATCAATCTATTTTATTTTCTTTGCAGTTACATTACTAATTGACTTATTAACAAAACATTATTTATTTAAATACACAGTAAACGAACAAAACGAAATTGTAGTTCAATCAGGTGTGATTTATCAAAATGCATTATTCGGATTTAGATCAGTTAAACACGCCGGAACTACAATTGAAATCGGTTTAACCAATGTTGGTTTACATATAGTTAGCTTTATTATTATCATTGTTACACTATCTGTTTCATTCTTGTTCAAAGATAAGAAAAATCGTTGAATCATACCATTTTTAGCATTACTATCAGGTGGTGCAATGGGGAATATGGTTGATCGTTTCTTATTTGATTTTGTTAGAGATATTGTATTTCTTCCTTGAATAGATACAGGTACCTTTAATTACGCCGATGCCTGATTGGTTATTGGGGCTATCGGAACTGTAATTTCAGGTTTAACAATTTATATTATTAATTGAAGAAATGAAAAGAAAGAAAAACAACAAAAATTAGAACAAGAAAAACAAAATGACGAACAATGATCAGACCTTTCTTTTAACAGCGAACAAAGTAGCAATATCGTAGATCCTAACAACGATATTTAG